In the [Clostridium] colinum genome, one interval contains:
- a CDS encoding type II secretion system F family protein codes for MLEGILGLVIFFLITIGLFNILNINFLSITNQGLNYLMQDKKINIKKRVNILKGKNKENYVISQIKRVNYILEITNKKRQLPFIFAIACLSGLVGISICVAINNVYLMPVLSTGLFLVPFFIMETQMNLYKEELTSELETVMSIITTSYLRTENIILSVKENLDFINPPLQQYFKEFLINTQVNPNTEYALKILQNSIENKIFKEWCEALISCQSNHTLKTVLNPIVAKLSDLQVVNTELDMLFAKPKNDFLTMVGIIGIGLPMLLVMNKSWIAGLLTTQIGKIALAIGVGLIFYAILSVMKLIKPLED; via the coding sequence ATGTTAGAAGGAATTTTAGGACTAGTTATATTTTTTCTTATAACAATAGGGCTTTTTAATATTTTAAATATAAATTTTTTAAGTATTACAAATCAAGGCTTAAATTATTTAATGCAAGATAAAAAAATAAACATTAAAAAACGTGTTAATATATTAAAAGGTAAAAATAAAGAAAATTATGTAATTAGCCAAATAAAAAGAGTTAATTATATATTAGAAATAACAAATAAAAAAAGACAATTACCATTTATTTTCGCCATAGCTTGTTTAAGTGGATTAGTTGGTATAAGTATATGTGTTGCAATAAATAATGTTTATTTAATGCCTGTTTTATCAACAGGTTTATTTTTAGTGCCATTTTTTATAATGGAAACGCAAATGAATTTGTATAAAGAAGAATTAACCTCAGAGCTTGAAACAGTTATGAGTATAATAACTACAAGTTATTTAAGAACAGAAAATATTATTTTAAGTGTTAAAGAAAATTTAGATTTTATAAATCCACCACTGCAACAATATTTTAAAGAATTTTTAATAAATACACAAGTAAATCCAAATACAGAATATGCTTTAAAAATATTACAAAATTCTATTGAAAATAAAATATTTAAGGAATGGTGTGAAGCACTTATAAGTTGTCAGTCAAACCATACATTAAAAACAGTGTTAAATCCAATAGTGGCAAAACTTTCAGATTTACAAGTTGTAAATACAGAATTAGATATGCTTTTTGCAAAGCCTAAAAATGACTTTTTAACAATGGTAGGTATAATAGGCATAGGGCTACCAATGCTTCTTGTAATGAATAAATCTTGGATAGCAGGACTTTTAACAACACAAATAGGTAAAATTGCCTTAGCAATAGGTGTAGGCTTAATTTTCTATGCAATACTTAGTGTTATGAAACTTATTAAACCATTAGAAGATTAA
- a CDS encoding CpaF/VirB11 family protein translates to MEFEEKRDKQRIDFKNKKVLDYEKVLEITTDYLTQNFSDIILNLFDEENKENIKNQLQSKIKKYLQDNSLAVKNMNTNELIEKIYIDAFEFTFLNKYIFDENVEEINCNSWDCIYVNFSDGRIVQLDEKFQDGEQALSVVRRILAISNNRVNDAEPIALGDIGKNRRITVMIPPIVDDEVGVTFSLRNVNSANIDAKTFLEKGTATEEMLDFLEIMLKYGVSVCIAGGTGSGKTTLTNWLLSTIPNNKRIYTIESGSRELDLVKKDENGEIINNVVSTKTKENKNKEFSVDQDKLLQIALRFHPDVICVGEMRDKEAYTAQEASRTGHNIITTVHADSAEDTYDRILTLSLKSNNNINDERLFKYIIKAFPIVIFAKQLEDSDKSRKIMEIMEGYIDNDDKIRFNTIFNFEVEKTDIDIEKNKVSIIGNHKKIGGISEKLAKRLRNNGIPTNELRKLIREEK, encoded by the coding sequence TTGGAGTTTGAAGAAAAAAGAGATAAACAAAGAATAGATTTTAAAAATAAAAAAGTTTTAGATTATGAAAAAGTTTTAGAAATAACAACAGATTATTTAACACAAAATTTTTCTGATATTATTTTAAATCTTTTTGATGAAGAAAATAAAGAAAATATAAAAAATCAATTACAGAGCAAAATAAAAAAATATTTACAAGACAATTCATTAGCTGTTAAAAATATGAATACAAATGAATTAATTGAAAAAATATATATAGATGCTTTTGAATTTACTTTTTTAAATAAATACATATTTGATGAAAATGTAGAAGAAATAAACTGTAACTCTTGGGATTGTATTTATGTAAACTTTAGTGATGGTAGAATTGTGCAATTAGATGAAAAATTTCAAGATGGAGAGCAAGCATTAAGTGTAGTTAGAAGAATACTAGCTATATCAAATAATAGAGTAAATGACGCAGAACCTATAGCACTTGGAGATATAGGAAAAAATAGAAGAATAACAGTTATGATACCACCTATTGTAGATGATGAAGTTGGTGTTACGTTTAGCTTAAGAAATGTTAATTCGGCTAATATCGATGCAAAAACATTTTTAGAAAAGGGTACAGCAACAGAAGAAATGCTAGACTTTTTAGAGATTATGCTTAAATATGGTGTAAGTGTTTGTATAGCAGGAGGTACAGGTAGTGGGAAAACAACTCTAACAAACTGGTTATTATCTACTATACCTAATAATAAAAGAATATACACTATTGAAAGTGGTTCAAGAGAACTAGACTTAGTTAAGAAAGATGAAAACGGTGAAATAATAAATAATGTCGTATCTACTAAAACAAAAGAAAATAAAAATAAAGAGTTTAGTGTAGACCAAGATAAATTGCTACAAATAGCATTAAGATTTCATCCAGATGTTATATGTGTTGGTGAAATGCGTGATAAGGAAGCCTATACGGCACAAGAAGCTAGTAGAACAGGGCATAATATAATAACAACAGTACATGCAGATAGTGCAGAAGATACTTATGATAGAATACTAACACTTTCCTTAAAGTCTAATAACAATATAAATGATGAAAGATTATTTAAATATATAATAAAAGCATTTCCTATTGTTATTTTTGCAAAACAACTTGAAGATAGTGATAAATCTAGAAAAATAATGGAAATAATGGAAGGATATATTGATAATGATGATAAAATAAGATTTAACACTATATTTAATTTTGAGGTAGAAAAAACAGATATAGATATAGAAAAAAATAAAGTATCTATAATAGGTAATCATAAAAAAATAGGAGGAATTAGTGAAAAGTTAGCTAAAAGACTTAGAAACAATGGTATACCGACTAATGAACTAAGAAAGCTTATAAGGGAGGAAAAATAA
- a CDS encoding ParA family protein, giving the protein MALKTKKPIKAEEKIQEDRKINNSIGAKSVLFWGSTDSGKSVLSTIFAKKLASENKDKNVVLLYADEITPIMNCFFPTNSFNTIESLGTIFTPIKLTEDLIFSNLTTFKKCENLGILGFKNCENYAQYPECSEDIAKQLITLLKKEFDYVIIDGSATFIYNQLTSVAFNEVDVCFKVCTQDLKSASYFGSNEAFLDTVDIKINKQLVILNKIDERGVYEEVFNKTNSYDYKIDFSKELKSIVEKGNLMIDVNDKNFNNTINGIIKEVF; this is encoded by the coding sequence ATGGCATTAAAAACAAAAAAACCAATTAAGGCAGAAGAAAAAATACAAGAAGATAGAAAAATTAATAATAGTATTGGTGCTAAATCAGTTTTATTTTGGGGTAGTACTGACAGTGGTAAAAGTGTATTATCTACAATATTTGCGAAAAAGCTAGCAAGTGAAAATAAAGATAAAAATGTAGTTTTGTTATATGCAGATGAAATTACACCTATAATGAATTGTTTTTTTCCAACAAACAGTTTTAATACCATTGAAAGTTTAGGAACAATTTTTACTCCTATAAAATTAACAGAAGATTTAATTTTTTCAAATTTAACAACTTTTAAAAAATGTGAAAATTTAGGGATACTTGGATTTAAAAATTGTGAAAACTATGCACAATATCCTGAATGTAGTGAAGATATTGCTAAACAATTAATAACTTTATTAAAAAAAGAATTTGATTATGTAATAATAGATGGTTCAGCAACTTTTATATATAACCAACTTACAAGTGTAGCATTTAACGAAGTTGATGTTTGTTTTAAAGTTTGTACACAAGATTTAAAAAGTGCTAGCTATTTTGGTAGTAATGAAGCTTTTTTAGATACAGTTGATATAAAAATAAATAAACAACTTGTAATACTTAATAAAATAGATGAACGTGGAGTATATGAAGAAGTTTTTAATAAAACTAATAGCTATGATTATAAAATAGATTTTAGTAAAGAATTAAAATCTATTGTAGAGAAAGGTAATTTGATGATTGATGTAAATGATAAAAATTTTAATAATACAATAAATGGTATAATAAAGGAAGTGTTTTAG
- the cpaB gene encoding Flp pilus assembly protein CpaB yields MKEKINRLMHNKMALGIFCIVISLLLSLFTINFKTSSSETKNVVVTTKKIEVGDKITDEMLTFKKISGDTSGLITNKEDIIGKYAKVPMVANDYVTNDKLNIEALYGSAYLENLGDDDRAISVSITTNAKGLSGKLESGDIVSIILSNTENEEGTKNTYIPDELKYVEVISVSDTSGNDVGSNEDAEKIGSTVTLLTREEQSLILARAEGYEDIHFQLVYRGNDERKQQLLQEQKSIITREISEKITETETNTKIQETTNNQ; encoded by the coding sequence ATGAAAGAAAAAATAAATAGACTTATGCACAACAAAATGGCATTAGGTATTTTTTGTATAGTTATATCGTTATTACTATCATTATTTACCATTAATTTTAAAACAAGCTCAAGTGAAACAAAAAATGTTGTAGTAACAACTAAAAAAATTGAAGTTGGAGATAAAATAACAGATGAAATGTTGACATTTAAGAAAATATCAGGAGACACAAGTGGACTTATAACAAACAAAGAAGATATTATTGGTAAATATGCAAAAGTACCTATGGTAGCTAATGATTATGTAACTAACGATAAATTAAATATAGAAGCATTGTATGGCAGTGCTTACTTAGAAAATTTAGGAGACGATGACAGAGCAATATCTGTAAGTATAACGACAAATGCTAAAGGATTAAGTGGTAAGCTAGAAAGTGGAGATATTGTTTCTATAATACTTAGTAATACAGAAAATGAAGAAGGGACAAAAAATACATATATACCTGATGAACTTAAATATGTTGAAGTAATTAGTGTATCAGATACATCAGGTAATGATGTTGGTAGCAATGAAGATGCAGAAAAAATAGGTAGTACTGTTACACTTCTTACAAGAGAAGAACAAAGCTTAATACTTGCAAGGGCAGAAGGATATGAAGATATACATTTTCAATTAGTATATCGTGGAAATGATGAAAGAAAACAACAACTTTTACAAGAACAAAAAAGTATAATTACAAGAGAAATATCTGAAAAAATAACAGAAACAGAAACAAATACTAAAATACAAGAAACAACTAATAATCAATAA
- a CDS encoding prepilin peptidase has product MLLVIGIIDTKYKIIHNKSSLLTLLIGFVLQRKLYITGLFVALIILLICVFVDEKYKGGGDIKFIGVIGLLKGFNFTMEFYIISEILCFTYRKIKRKNKTEQLAYAPFMFLAFLLKII; this is encoded by the coding sequence ATGTTATTAGTAATTGGAATTATTGATACTAAATATAAAATTATACATAACAAATCAAGCCTATTAACATTGTTAATAGGCTTTGTTTTGCAAAGAAAATTATACATAACAGGATTATTTGTAGCATTAATAATATTACTAATATGTGTATTTGTAGACGAAAAATATAAAGGGGGTGGAGATATAAAATTTATAGGAGTTATAGGGCTTTTAAAAGGGTTTAACTTTACTATGGAATTTTATATAATATCCGAAATTTTATGCTTTACTTATAGAAAAATAAAAAGAAAAAATAAAACAGAACAATTAGCCTATGCTCCTTTTATGTTTTTAGCTTTTTTATTGAAAATAATTTAA
- a CDS encoding C39 family peptidase, which produces MPKIAYLIIRELISRLLDEEKRQKLITGLIIGIAIIFLFLTFIYYIITSPINVIAKVIEVELDSDDSEIVSILEEFKNENHIKDNAIYEGRDIPLFFQFDTRWANYSYAGDTIKISGCGPSSLAMVVVGLTGDTSITPLTMAQFSTSRGWAINGMGSSWELMTTGATSFGLNSEQVSTSAESIVQNLSQGKVMIVSTCYKGYNTPTGTSTGYFTNGGHFIVLTGLTEDGKVKVNDSWSEKKSNETFTPEFIANEIKGAWAYSYDDLKIEESEDV; this is translated from the coding sequence ATGCCTAAAATAGCCTATTTAATAATAAGAGAGTTAATATCAAGATTATTAGATGAAGAAAAGCGACAAAAATTAATAACAGGTTTGATTATAGGTATTGCTATAATTTTTCTTTTTTTGACTTTTATATATTATATAATAACTTCACCTATAAATGTAATTGCTAAAGTAATAGAAGTAGAGCTTGATAGTGATGATAGTGAAATAGTTAGTATTTTAGAAGAATTTAAAAATGAAAATCATATAAAAGATAATGCAATATATGAGGGTAGAGATATACCTTTATTTTTTCAGTTTGATACAAGATGGGCAAATTATTCGTATGCAGGGGATACAATAAAAATATCAGGTTGTGGACCCTCATCATTAGCAATGGTTGTAGTAGGTTTAACAGGAGATACTTCTATAACACCACTTACTATGGCACAATTTAGTACAAGTAGGGGTTGGGCTATTAATGGAATGGGAAGTAGTTGGGAGCTTATGACAACAGGTGCAACATCGTTTGGCTTAAATTCAGAACAAGTATCTACAAGTGCTGAGAGTATAGTACAAAATTTATCACAAGGTAAGGTAATGATAGTATCTACTTGTTATAAAGGATATAATACACCAACAGGAACAAGCACAGGATATTTTACTAATGGTGGACATTTTATTGTATTAACAGGACTTACTGAAGATGGTAAAGTGAAAGTTAATGATAGTTGGAGTGAGAAAAAATCGAATGAGACTTTTACACCTGAATTTATAGCAAATGAAATAAAAGGTGCTTGGGCATATAGTTATGATGATTTAAAAATAGAAGAAAGTGAAGATGTATGA
- a CDS encoding type IV secretory system conjugative DNA transfer family protein has product MLEPYEWKRSRTVLRRERASNRPDLVDYDDIVKNLGGDWINLGGSNKGNINPLEIKPISLDKDNENHASLEDDEIEFDGIGALALHLQNLEVFFGLCLAEITERQKTILNDNLIKLYNQFNIFWNTDTSNFNNEDFPIMSNLYEMLLNNKELETDERTIEDYNDLLLYIGNLINGQDQFLFNKHTSLHIDSKIVCLDTHDLNNSSERIKKAQYFNIISWCWRQITKDRHEKIMLICDEAYLLIDPEIPQTLIGLRNIAKRCRKYEGSLVVISQSIIDFLDPRIKMYGQALLTLPCYKIFLGSDGKDLQEIVDTFELKQIHKDIIQAGVQGRGLLINGSNHYIFNMELADYEAKYILGGKGGR; this is encoded by the coding sequence ATGCTTGAGCCGTATGAGTGGAAACGCTCACGTACGGTTCTTAGACGAGAAAGGGCGAGTAATCGCCCCGACTTAGTCGACTACGATGATATTGTTAAAAATTTAGGTGGAGATTGGATAAATTTAGGTGGTAGCAACAAAGGAAATATTAATCCACTTGAGATAAAGCCTATATCTTTAGATAAAGATAATGAAAATCATGCATCTTTAGAAGATGATGAAATAGAATTTGATGGTATAGGTGCATTAGCTTTACATCTACAAAATTTAGAAGTATTTTTTGGCTTGTGTTTGGCAGAAATAACAGAAAGACAAAAAACTATTTTAAATGATAATCTAATAAAACTTTACAATCAGTTTAATATATTTTGGAATACAGATACAAGTAATTTTAACAATGAAGACTTTCCAATTATGTCAAACTTATATGAAATGCTTTTAAATAATAAAGAGCTTGAAACAGATGAGAGAACAATAGAAGATTACAATGATTTGCTTTTATATATAGGTAATTTGATAAATGGACAAGACCAATTTTTATTTAATAAGCATACAAGTTTACATATAGATAGTAAAATAGTATGTTTAGATACACACGACCTTAATAATTCATCTGAAAGAATAAAAAAAGCACAGTATTTTAATATAATAAGTTGGTGTTGGAGACAGATAACAAAAGATAGACATGAGAAAATAATGCTTATATGTGATGAAGCTTATTTACTTATAGACCCTGAAATACCTCAAACACTAATAGGACTTAGAAATATTGCTAAAAGGTGTAGAAAATATGAGGGTAGTTTAGTTGTTATAAGTCAGTCTATAATAGACTTTTTAGACCCACGTATAAAAATGTATGGGCAAGCCTTACTCACTTTACCTTGTTACAAAATATTTTTAGGTAGTGATGGTAAAGACTTGCAAGAAATAGTTGATACATTTGAGCTTAAACAAATACATAAAGATATAATACAGGCAGGTGTACAAGGACGTGGGCTTTTAATAAATGGTAGCAATCATTATATATTTAATATGGAGCTTGCAGACTATGAAGCAAAGTATATATTAGGTGGAAAAGGTGGAAGATAA
- the ltrA gene encoding group II intron reverse transcriptase/maturase, whose protein sequence is MNDNNSTTVKTERLSNSKQLELQWKKIDWNKAETYVNRLQVRIAKATQEKKWNKVKRLQYLLTHSFYAKALAVRRVTTNKGKNTSGIDKELWTTMASKMKAVLSLTDKNYKAKPLRRVYIEKKGKKAKRPLGIPCMYDRAMQALYALALEPVAETTADTKSFGFRKGRSCQDACEYIFTALSRKFSPTWVLEGDIKGCFDNISHQWLIDNIPMDKSILKQFLKAGFVFKDKLFATDEGTPQGGVISPILANMALDGIQKALVENFDTNSKGKIDARLHNKNQVNLVRYADDFIVTARTEEIALKAKEVIKDFLKTRGLELSEEKTLITNIKEGFDMLGWTFRKFKGKLIVKPSNKAVKSFVEKLSETILGNGKALTQDVLIEKLNSQIRGFANYHQSVCASETFTHIDYVLYQLLWRWAKRRHHNKGKWWISTNYWHTRGNRTWVFSTEDKELIRVDHIPIVRHIKVRMNANPYFDKQYFIDRKFEQGKRRLSGKFKRVWENQKGCCYHCKLPMELNEDREIFFKNKDENVKYEVTNMAYVHKHCQKTYLECRS, encoded by the coding sequence ATGAATGATAATAATTCAACGACAGTTAAAACTGAGAGATTATCAAACAGTAAACAGCTTGAATTACAATGGAAGAAAATAGATTGGAATAAAGCTGAAACCTATGTTAATAGGCTACAAGTCAGGATTGCTAAGGCAACTCAAGAAAAGAAATGGAATAAAGTTAAAAGACTTCAATATTTACTTACACACTCATTTTACGCTAAAGCATTAGCAGTAAGAAGAGTAACAACAAATAAAGGTAAAAATACATCAGGTATTGATAAAGAATTATGGACAACAATGGCTTCAAAAATGAAAGCCGTTTTATCACTTACAGACAAAAACTATAAAGCTAAACCTTTAAGACGTGTTTATATAGAGAAAAAGGGGAAGAAAGCTAAACGCCCTCTAGGGATACCTTGTATGTATGATAGAGCAATGCAAGCATTATACGCACTAGCACTAGAGCCAGTAGCAGAAACAACAGCAGATACAAAATCTTTTGGTTTTCGTAAAGGCAGAAGTTGTCAAGATGCTTGTGAATACATATTTACAGCACTATCTAGGAAATTTAGTCCAACTTGGGTGCTAGAAGGTGATATAAAAGGTTGTTTTGATAACATAAGTCATCAATGGCTTATAGATAACATACCTATGGACAAATCTATACTAAAGCAGTTTTTAAAGGCAGGATTTGTATTTAAAGATAAACTATTTGCAACAGATGAAGGAACTCCACAAGGTGGGGTAATATCACCGATACTTGCAAATATGGCACTAGACGGTATACAAAAAGCATTAGTAGAAAATTTTGACACTAACTCTAAAGGTAAAATTGATGCTAGATTACACAATAAAAATCAAGTAAATCTTGTAAGATATGCAGATGATTTTATAGTAACAGCTAGAACAGAAGAAATTGCACTTAAAGCAAAAGAAGTTATAAAAGATTTTCTAAAAACTAGAGGACTAGAATTATCAGAAGAAAAAACTTTAATTACAAATATAAAAGAAGGGTTTGATATGTTAGGGTGGACTTTCCGTAAATTTAAAGGAAAACTAATTGTTAAACCTTCAAATAAGGCAGTTAAAAGTTTTGTAGAAAAACTGTCTGAAACAATACTAGGTAATGGAAAAGCATTAACACAAGATGTTTTAATTGAAAAATTAAACAGTCAAATAAGGGGATTTGCTAATTATCATCAGTCTGTGTGTGCAAGTGAAACATTTACACATATAGATTATGTACTATATCAACTTTTATGGAGATGGGCAAAACGCCGTCATCACAATAAAGGTAAATGGTGGATTTCAACTAACTATTGGCACACAAGGGGTAATAGAACTTGGGTATTTTCTACTGAAGATAAAGAACTAATTAGAGTAGACCATATACCAATAGTAAGGCATATAAAAGTAAGAATGAACGCAAATCCATACTTTGATAAACAATACTTTATTGATAGAAAGTTTGAACAAGGTAAAAGAAGATTATCAGGAAAATTTAAACGAGTATGGGAAAATCAAAAAGGTTGTTGTTATCATTGTAAATTACCTATGGAATTAAATGAAGATAGAGAAATATTTTTTAAAAACAAAGATGAAAATGTTAAATATGAAGTAACTAATATGGCATATGTTCATAAACATTGTCAAAAAACTTATCTTGAGTGTCGCTCATAA